The Cyprinus carpio isolate SPL01 chromosome A9, ASM1834038v1, whole genome shotgun sequence genome window below encodes:
- the hnmt gene encoding histamine N-methyltransferase, with protein MAAPFRSLVEDYPRYLKSFELFLERSSEHQCMQDFIHNTLPDILASIGGGRSVFNVMGVGSGAGEIDLEMLAQLHLKHPHVKVDNEVVEPSNDMLHKYKVRVSTTPDLDHINFEWNKMTASEFEKHWQEKNPGKRMDFIHMIQMLYYVKDPEATVSFFRSLLHKDGKLLIILVSGESGWGKLWTTFKKQLCNTEISQCVTTGDIKTFLDTEGIPYRNYELLSQMDITECFTEGDQVGELLLDFLTEVIEFSKNAPEDLKKGVLDLLRHPDCSKEVDGRIIFNNNLGVLVVEP; from the exons ATGGCAGCTCCATTCAGATCACTTGTGGAAGATTATCCAAGATACCTCAAATCTTTTGAGCTTTTTCTGGAGCGCTCATCAGAGCACCAGTGCATGCAGGACTTCATTCATAATACGCTACCAGACATACTGGCAAG CATTGGAGGGGGGAGATCCGTTTTCAATGTTATGGGAGTAGGGAGTGGAGCAG GTGAGATTGATCTAGAGATGCTTGCTCAGCTACACCTGAAACATCCACATGTCAAAGTCGACAATGAAGTGGTGGAACCAAGCAATGACATGCTGCACAAATATAAAG ttcGGGTGTCAACAACTCCAGACCTTGATCATATTAACTTTGAGTGGAATAAGATGACGGCATCTGAATTTGAAAAACACTGGCAAGAGAAAAACCCTGGGAAAAGGATGGACTTCATTCACATGATACAG ATGCTGTACTACGTCAAAGATCCAGAGGCCACTGTCTCATTTTTTCGGAGTCTTCTACACAAAGATGGGAAACTCTTAATCATTCTGGTGTCAG GTGAGAGTGGATGGGGAAAATTATGGACAACCTTTAAAAAACAACTATGTAATACTGAGATCAGCCAGTGTGTCACTACAGGAGATATAAAGACCTTCCTAGACACTGAGGGAATCCCCTACCGGAACTATGAGCTTCTGTCCCAGATGGACATCACTGAGTGCTTCACTGAGGGAGACCAGGTGGGAGAACTGCTGCTGGATTTCCTTACCGAGGTCATAGAGTTCAGTAAGAATGCTCCTGAAGATCTGAAGAAAGGAGTACTGGACTTACTGAGACATCCTGACTGCAGTAAAGAGGTGGATGGCAGGATCATATTCAACAACAACCTGGGAGTCTTAGTGGTTGAGCCGTAG